A single genomic interval of Juglans regia cultivar Chandler chromosome 1, Walnut 2.0, whole genome shotgun sequence harbors:
- the LOC118348487 gene encoding secreted RxLR effector protein 78-like has product MVKGILTEEGRMVTEHEEIEQVMANKLKKLFPYLISSNKSAFISRRLITDNVMIVYETLHTMKTRQKGRVGSIALKLDMAKAYDRIEWKLLEGMMRRLGFGERWIGLIMQCLNSISYSILLNGEPGRVIKPTRGIRQGDLISPYLFILCAEGLSSLINMAERSKKIRGVVVAGMEQG; this is encoded by the exons ATGGTGAAAGGGATTTTGACTGAGGAAGGAAGGATGGTGACTGAGCATGAGGAGATTGAGCAG GTGATGGCTAACAAGCTTAAGAAGCTGTTTCCTTATCTGATTTCCAGCAACAAAAGCGCCTTTATTTCTAGGAGGCTTATAACGGATAATGTCATGATTGTTTATGAGACTCTCCACACAATGAAGACAAGGCAAAAAGGAAGGGTGGGGAGTATAGCTCTAAAGCtggatatggctaaagcatacgATAGGATTGAGTGGAAGTTGTTGGAAGGAATGATGAGGAGGTTGGGGTTTGGGGAGAGGTGGATAGGGCTCATTATGcagtgtttgaattcaatttcttactcaattttattgaatggAGAACCTGGCAGAGTTATTAAGCCAACTCGTGGGATTAGACAAGGGGATCTcatatctccttatttgttcatCTTGTGTGCTGAAGGACTTAGCTCCTTAATTAATATGGCTGAAAGGTCTAAGAAGATAAGGGGGGTTGTAGTGGCAGGGATGGAACAAGGGTAA